A single region of the Populus nigra chromosome 2, ddPopNigr1.1, whole genome shotgun sequence genome encodes:
- the LOC133682608 gene encoding two-component response regulator ARR14-like isoform X1, whose amino-acid sequence MTSERVLSVEVTENNAGSFPIGVRILVVESDPTCLRIVSKMLQAFGYEVTTATRATDALHILREKEDEINLILTETHLPDMDQHEILETLGELSSLPVVVFSADNNESAMIGCLYKGAALYLMKPIIKNDVKNLWQLTYRTKIKTAVSGKGSNSFHGGSSEEKASSVTVGNPSSTMGMTDQKGKRKELEEMDNDDEDNNNLTVPKKRKLVWTNELHNRFLQAIRILGIDGAHPKKILQHMNVPGLKKENVSSHLQKYRLYLKREQDAMLKTMIRDCHPSSTFNLQGGFSQYTNSQFFMTASQSEYGNNFQNNLCSPMSVHSLGSVHSPSHVKSNYNGILIPNYGQVASQSKQLYPSYPNSNHTEIRTPTDGNFSRFGQKGNHSVEDHLNQGTTLSNIGTHGPTFLGNSQQQVQFPLLQPQPLPEKEDESDILDIATVEELELLVMEKEFLEDPNNDLWL is encoded by the exons ATGACTAGTGAGCGGGTTCTCTCAGTTGAAGTTACAGAAAATAATGCTGGCTCATTTCCTATAGGTGTTCGAATCTTGGTTGTGGAAAGTGatcccacatgcctcagaattgTGTCAAAAATGCTTCAGGCATTTGGATATGAAG TCACAACTGCTACACGAGCCACTGATGCATTGCACATTTTAagggagaaagaagatgaaattaacctGATTTTGACAGAAACTCACTTGCCTGATATGGATCAACACGAGATCCTTGAGACTCTGGGAGAATTGTCTTCTTTACCTGTTGTTG TTTTTTCAGCTGATAACAATGAGAGCGCCATGATAGGCTGCCTGTATAAAGGGGCTGCACTTTATCTTATGAAGCCAATCATCAAGAACGATGTGAAAAACCTTTGGCAGTTAACATATAGAACGAAAATAAAGACAGCTGTATCTGGCAAAGGATCAAACAGCTTTCATGGGGGGTCATCAGAGGAGAAGGCTTCAAGTGTGACTGTAGGGAACCCATCAAGTACCATGGGGATGACTGatcaaaagggaaaaagaaaggagCTAGAAGAGATGGAcaatgatgatgaagataatAACAATTTAACCGTTCCAAAGAAGCGAAAGCTTGTTTGGACTAATGAGCTGCATAACAGATTCTTGCAAGCTATCAGGATATTAGGCATTGATG GTGCCCATCCAAAGAAAATACTTCAGCACATGAATGTCCCAGggctaaagaaagaaaatgtttcAAGCCATTTACAG aaaTATCGTCTTTACTTGAAGCGGGAACAAGATGCAATGCTGAAGACCATGATTCGAGATTGCCATCCTTCATCAACTTTTAATCTACAAGGAGGGTTCTCCCAATACACAAACTCTCAATTCTTCATGACAGCATCTCAATCAGAATACGGAAACAATTTCCAGAATAATCTCTGCAGTCCCATGTCTGTGCATTCCCTTGGTTCTGTGCATTCTCCTTCACATGTGAAGTCAAACTATAATGGCATATTGATTCCTAACTATGGGCAAGTGGCTTCACAAAGCAAACAGCTATACCCGTCTTACCCCAATTCCAATCATACTGAAATTAGGACTCCTACTGATGGGAACTTTTCAAGGTTTGGTCAGAAGGGAAATCATAGCGTGGAAGACCATCTCAATCAAGGAACCACTCTCTCCAATATCGGAACTCATGGCCCAACATTCCTGGGCAACTCTCAGCAGCAGGTTCAGTTTCCATTGCTACAGCCTCAACCACTGCCAGAGAAGGAAGATGAATCTGACATTCTCGATATTGCAACAGTGGAAGAGCTTGAGTTGTTGGTGATGGAAAAAGAGTTCCTTGAAGATCCTAATAATGATCTCTG GCTTTGA
- the LOC133682608 gene encoding two-component response regulator ARR14-like isoform X2, whose protein sequence is MTSERVLSVEVTENNAGSFPIGVRILVVESDPTCLRIVSKMLQAFGYEVTTATRATDALHILREKEDEINLILTETHLPDMDQHEILETLGELSSLPVVVFSADNNESAMIGCLYKGAALYLMKPIIKNDVKNLWQLTYRTKIKTAVSGKGSNSFHGGSSEEKASSVTVGNPSSTMGMTDQKGKRKELEEMDNDDEDNNNLTVPKKRKLVWTNELHNRFLQAIRILGIDGAHPKKILQHMNVPGLKKENVSSHLQKYRLYLKREQDAMLKTMIRDCHPSSTFNLQGGFSQYTNSQFFMTASQSEYGNNFQNNLCSPMSVHSLGSVHSPSHVKSNYNGILIPNYGQVASQSKQLYPSYPNSNHTEIRTPTDGNFSRFGQKGNHSVEDHLNQGTTLSNIGTHGPTFLGNSQQQVQFPLLQPQPLPEKEDESDILDIATVEELELLVMEKEFLEDPNNDLW, encoded by the exons ATGACTAGTGAGCGGGTTCTCTCAGTTGAAGTTACAGAAAATAATGCTGGCTCATTTCCTATAGGTGTTCGAATCTTGGTTGTGGAAAGTGatcccacatgcctcagaattgTGTCAAAAATGCTTCAGGCATTTGGATATGAAG TCACAACTGCTACACGAGCCACTGATGCATTGCACATTTTAagggagaaagaagatgaaattaacctGATTTTGACAGAAACTCACTTGCCTGATATGGATCAACACGAGATCCTTGAGACTCTGGGAGAATTGTCTTCTTTACCTGTTGTTG TTTTTTCAGCTGATAACAATGAGAGCGCCATGATAGGCTGCCTGTATAAAGGGGCTGCACTTTATCTTATGAAGCCAATCATCAAGAACGATGTGAAAAACCTTTGGCAGTTAACATATAGAACGAAAATAAAGACAGCTGTATCTGGCAAAGGATCAAACAGCTTTCATGGGGGGTCATCAGAGGAGAAGGCTTCAAGTGTGACTGTAGGGAACCCATCAAGTACCATGGGGATGACTGatcaaaagggaaaaagaaaggagCTAGAAGAGATGGAcaatgatgatgaagataatAACAATTTAACCGTTCCAAAGAAGCGAAAGCTTGTTTGGACTAATGAGCTGCATAACAGATTCTTGCAAGCTATCAGGATATTAGGCATTGATG GTGCCCATCCAAAGAAAATACTTCAGCACATGAATGTCCCAGggctaaagaaagaaaatgtttcAAGCCATTTACAG aaaTATCGTCTTTACTTGAAGCGGGAACAAGATGCAATGCTGAAGACCATGATTCGAGATTGCCATCCTTCATCAACTTTTAATCTACAAGGAGGGTTCTCCCAATACACAAACTCTCAATTCTTCATGACAGCATCTCAATCAGAATACGGAAACAATTTCCAGAATAATCTCTGCAGTCCCATGTCTGTGCATTCCCTTGGTTCTGTGCATTCTCCTTCACATGTGAAGTCAAACTATAATGGCATATTGATTCCTAACTATGGGCAAGTGGCTTCACAAAGCAAACAGCTATACCCGTCTTACCCCAATTCCAATCATACTGAAATTAGGACTCCTACTGATGGGAACTTTTCAAGGTTTGGTCAGAAGGGAAATCATAGCGTGGAAGACCATCTCAATCAAGGAACCACTCTCTCCAATATCGGAACTCATGGCCCAACATTCCTGGGCAACTCTCAGCAGCAGGTTCAGTTTCCATTGCTACAGCCTCAACCACTGCCAGAGAAGGAAGATGAATCTGACATTCTCGATATTGCAACAGTGGAAGAGCTTGAGTTGTTGGTGATGGAAAAAGAGTTCCTTGAAGATCCTAATAATGATCTCTGGTAG
- the LOC133681827 gene encoding ribosomal RNA small subunit methyltransferase, chloroplastic, translating to MRSTATPNLLQSLPPISVSPRNPSLLAHNSLTSPPKRTLDITCASKRSPDDYHATLKALNSRDRRPRKSLGQHYMLNDEINEQLVASANVEEGDLVLEIGPGTGSLTNVLIDAGATVLAIEKDAHMAALVRERFADTNRFKVLQEDFIKCHIRSHMLSMLESMGSLSEKPRYAKVVANIPFNISTDVIKQLLPMGDIFSEIVLLLQDETALRLVESSLRTSEYRPINIFVNFYSDPEYKFKVPRSNFFPQPKVDAAVVRFKLKQAVDYPAVSSTKSFFSMVNSAFNGKRKMLRKSLQHICTPVEIEEALQNVGCLATSRPEELTLDDFVNLHNSIVRA from the exons atgagatCAACTGCGACACCAAATCTCCTGCAATCTCTCCCGCCAATTTCGGTTTCTCCACGAAATCCTTCACTTTTGGCGCACAATAGCTTAACAAGCCCTCCAAAGCGAACTCTAGACATAACGTGCGCTTCTAAAAGAAGTCCAGATGATTACCACGCGACTCTGAAAGCCCTCAATTCTAGAGATCGAAGACCGAGGAAATCACTAGGCCAG CATTATatgttgaatgatgagattAACGAGCAACTTGTTGCTTCAGCTAATGTTGAAGAGGGTGATTTGGTTCTTGAAATTGGACCTGGGACTGGTTCTTTGACTAATGTTCTTATTGATGCTGGTGCAACTGTTCTTGCTATTGAGAAA GATGCTCATATGGCTGCTTTAGTGAGGGAAAGATTTGCTGATACAAATCGTTTCAAG GTTTTGCAAGAGGACTTCATCAAGTGTCACATTCGATCCCACATGCTTTCGATGTTAGAGAGTATGGGATCTTTGAGTGAAAAACCGAGATATGCAAAA GTGGTTGCTAATATACCATTTAATATAAGTACAGATGTAATCAAGCAACTGCTTCCAATGGGTGATATTTTCTCTGAAATCGTTCTTTTACTCCAG GATGAGACAGCTTTGCGTTTAGTGGAATCTTCCCTGCGAACTTCAGAATACCGGCCCATCaatatctttgttaatttttattcag ATCCTGAATACAAATTTAAGGTCCCAAGGTCAAATTTTTTTCCTCAGCCCAAA GTTGATGCTGCTGTCGTTAGGTTTAAGCTCAAGCAAGCTGTGGACTATCCAGCAGTTTCCTCCACTAAAAGCTTCTTCTCAATG GTGAATTCTGCATTTAATGGGAAACGTAAGATGCTGCGAAAATCACTTCAACACATATGCACGCCCGTTGAGATTGAAGAAGCTCTTCAAAATGTTGGTTGTCTAGCCACT TCAAGACCGGAGGAGCTTACCTTGGATGATTTCGTTAATTTGCACAATTCTATTGTGAGAGCATAG
- the LOC133683008 gene encoding uncharacterized protein LOC133683008, whose protein sequence is MAKQLPSTTDPNHLLQIYSSLHQAHHHLSSILSQNQLPSFPLPPPPPPQENSLSSATGADENGNEPMQVGDDDDDYEENSNKVVSIDKVEVRMRDCFIKNKRPKRPLSPSTVAVAEERRLSDDGFRGGIMGFDPHGTRSRALDLIYQFHG, encoded by the coding sequence ATGGCTAAACAACTCCCATCAACAACTGACCCAAACCACCTTCTCCAAATCTACTCATCTCTCCACCAAGCCCACCACCACCTCTCCTCCATCCTCTCCCAAAACCAACTTCCTTCTTTCCctcttccaccaccaccaccaccacaagaGAACTCTCTCTCGTCGGCCACTGGAGCTGATGAGAATGGGAACGAGCCTATGCAagttggtgatgatgatgatgattatgaaGAGAATTCCAATAAGGTGGTGTCTATTGATAAAGTGGAGGTGAGGATGAGAGATTGTTTTATCAAGAATAAGAGGCCTAAAAGGCCTCTTTCCCCGTCAACGGTGGCCGTGGCTGAGGAGAGGAGGTTGTCCGATGATGGGTTTAGGGGAGGGATTATGGGTTTTGATCCTCATGGGACTAGGTCGAGGGCTTTGGATCTTATCTACCAGTTTCATGGCTGA